GGGCATGACCTGGCGTTGTCCGGCATCCTGGAGCACGAGACCTTCGACGTGGGCGTCCTGGCGCTCGGCTATCTCTACCAATTCAATCCCTGGGGCCCCGTGAAGGCGGGCGTGGGCGCGCGCGGCGCGCTGAACCTCGTCCCCGAGGACCTCGCCGCCCTCTACGGGAGCCGTACGCCCCTGGGCGGCATGGTGTACGTGCGGCTGGCGCCCGTGATGAGGGGCGCACCCGGGCATGGCCGCTGATGCCGCGGGTACACGACCCACAACCCGCAGCTCAGACTCGTCGCCTCAGGAGGGCTGGAGCGTGGAGCCGCGCCTGTCGGTCGGGCTGGGCGTTCTAGTCCGGCGGGGCCTCGTACCGCTTGCGCTTGCGCCACAGCGTGGACGCGTCGATGCCCAGCACCCGCGCGGCCTCGTCCAGCGTGGGCACGCTCGCCAACACCCGGAGGATGTGCTCGCGCTCCACTTCCTCCAGCGTATGCGGCCCGCCCAATGTGACATGTGAGCCCATGGCCGCCGCGATGCGCTCGGGGAAGGCCTGGGGCTCGAGCACCCCGGCGGGCCAGACGATGAGCGCGCGCTCCACGGCGTTCCTCAGCTCGCGCACGTTGCCCGGCCACGCATAGGCGCGCAGCATCGCCTCCGTCGCCGGGGACAGCTCGGGCACGGCGCGCTGGGCCGCTCGCGCGAAGAACGTCACGAAGCGTCGGGCCAGGGGCAGGATGTCCTCGGGCCGTTCGCGCAGGCCCGGCAGCTTCACCTCGATGACATTGAGCCGGTAGAGCAGATCCTCGCGGAAGTGCCCCTCGGCCACGTCCTTCTCGAGGTCGCGGTTGGTCGCCGCCACCACGCGCACGTCCGCCCGGCGTGTGCGCCCCTCGCCCAGGCGCTCGAACTGCTTCTCCTGGAGGAAGCGCAGCAATTGGGCCTGGAGCGCGGGGCTCATCTCCGCCACCTCGTCGAGGAAGAGCGTGCCGCCCTCGGCCTGTTCCACCCGGCCCGGCTGATCCCTCACCGCGCCGGTGAAGGCGCCGCGCACGTGACCGAACAGCTCGCTGGCGAGCAGTTGCTCGGACAGGGTGGGGCAGTTGACGGTGACGAAGGGGCGGCGGCGCCGCGCGCTCAGCGAGTGCAGGGTGCGCGCGAGCACGCCCTTGCCAGTGCCACTCTCGCCGCGCAGGAGCACCGCCGCGTCCGAGGCCGCCGCCCGGGTGACGAGCGCGAGCGCGGCGTGCATGAGGGGCGAGGCCGTCTCCAGGGTGGCCTCGGGCACGGACTGCGCGAGCTGCTCGGCCAGGGCGTCCAGTTGGAAGCCCCGCTCGCGGTGGGCGCGCGTCTTGTCCACCAGGTGGCGGATCTGCGCCGGGGTGAAGGGCTTGGGCAGATAGTCACGCGCCCCGCGCCGTACGGCCTCCACGGCGGTGTCGAAGGTGGCGTAGGCGGTGATGAGGACGATGTCCAGGGTGGGGGACTCGGCGAGCAGGCGTGGCAGCAAGTCCAGGCCACTCGCGGTGCCCAGGCGCAGGTCCACGAAGGCCAGGTCCGCGGGGGCCTGGGCGAGCGCGGCGAGCGCGGCGTCGGCGGTGGCGGCCTCGCGCACCTCGCACCCGAGCCCCTCCAGGCACATGCGCAGGGTGGTGCGGATGTTGCGCTCGTCATCCACCACCAGCACCCGCATCGGGCGGGGCTCCACCACGGGCGTGACAGGTCCGGTCTCCATGCGGCCCATCCTATGCCCGCGCCGGGGTCTCGGGGGGGCGGAAGGCTTCCGGGCGGTGAAGCCAGACGAGTGTTCAATTCGTCACGAATGCGTTTCGGGCCAGTGTCTGTGTGAAATGCTTCACGAGGAGTGTGTGAGTCGGATCACAGCATGGGCTAATGACATCCCCTAGTCTTCCTTCTCGCGAGGCGTTCAACCGGAGGGGAAAAGACATGGTAGCCATCAGCCTGGGGGAAGAGTCCGGAGCGACGAGGAGCACCCGAGTCACCCGCGCGATCGTCACCATCGAGAGGGATGCGGACGGCTTCTACCGGCCCGCCAGCGAGGAGGCGTTGATCGCCCTGGTGAAGAAGGCCCATGCCGAGGGCAAGCAACTGCGGGTCCGGGGCTCGGCGCACTCGGTCGCCGCCGCCATCTACGCGGATCCGCTCGTCACCGGGGACGGCGCGATCGATCCGGCGAGCGCGCCTGCCTCCGACGCCATCCATGTCCTGCTCAACAACTACCGGGGCATGCGGGTGGTGGATGCCGGGCAGCGGCTCGTGGAGGTGGAGGCGGGCGTGAACCTGGGGGTGGATCCGGAGGACCCCAGCGGCACGTCCACCCAGGAGAACAGCCTGCTCTTCAATCTCTGGCGGCTGGGCTGGACGCTGTCGGACCTGGGCGGCATCACCCACCAGACCGTGAGCGGTTTCTTCTCCACGGGCTCGAGTGGCGGCTCGCTGAGCTGGTCCGTCTATGACGACATCCAGAGCTTGCGGATGATCGACGGACGGGGCGAGGTGTACGAGGTGGATCGGGACCGGACGCCCGAGGACTTCCAGGCCACCGTCACGTCC
Above is a window of Cystobacter fuscus DNA encoding:
- a CDS encoding sigma-54-dependent transcriptional regulator; amino-acid sequence: METGPVTPVVEPRPMRVLVVDDERNIRTTLRMCLEGLGCEVREAATADAALAALAQAPADLAFVDLRLGTASGLDLLPRLLAESPTLDIVLITAYATFDTAVEAVRRGARDYLPKPFTPAQIRHLVDKTRAHRERGFQLDALAEQLAQSVPEATLETASPLMHAALALVTRAAASDAAVLLRGESGTGKGVLARTLHSLSARRRRPFVTVNCPTLSEQLLASELFGHVRGAFTGAVRDQPGRVEQAEGGTLFLDEVAEMSPALQAQLLRFLQEKQFERLGEGRTRRADVRVVAATNRDLEKDVAEGHFREDLLYRLNVIEVKLPGLRERPEDILPLARRFVTFFARAAQRAVPELSPATEAMLRAYAWPGNVRELRNAVERALIVWPAGVLEPQAFPERIAAAMGSHVTLGGPHTLEEVEREHILRVLASVPTLDEAARVLGIDASTLWRKRKRYEAPPD